The following are encoded in a window of Phaseolus vulgaris cultivar G19833 chromosome 3, P. vulgaris v2.0, whole genome shotgun sequence genomic DNA:
- the LOC137808175 gene encoding protein phosphatase 2C 29, whose product MGNGVSSLCWCYGRNQPCHQDVIFTATDPLDETLGHSFCYVRSSARFLSPTHSDRFLSPSASLRFSPTHDPRTRPESHETGFKAISGASVSANSSLPTTVIHFDEDSLDCGGATTKGNIVNGFESTASFSALPLQPVPRGGEPFQVSGFFLSGPIEANAVSGPLPALEGGGGGEVPFSAPLSGLYGKKSRKKKVISGFRKAFNRNPLEMKRPWVVPVPEKKEAAAEARGGEGNVQWALGKAGEDRVHVVVSEEQGWLYVGIYDGFNGPDAPEFLMGHLYRAVHSELQGLFWELEDEQSLPQESNPVVEGTESKRRKLWELLAEDGLDLSGSDRFAFSVDDALSVNNANAGSAVSRRWLLLSKLKQGLSKQKEGEGRGWNLGNEEKEKEKPSGRKRKVGPVDHGLVLSALSRALQASEVAYLDMTDKLLDTNPELALMGSCLLVVLMRDEDVYVMNVGDSRAIVAHYEPKDIDSSVESVSKGGVESGAESIVEESLGLGQNANAQQMRLVALQLSTDHSTSIEEEIIRIKNEHPDDTQCIVNDRVKGRLKVTRAFGAGFLKQPKLNDAVLEMFRNEYIGTAPYISCSPSLRHHRLCQRDQFLILSSDGLYQYLNNEEVVSHVESFMEKFPEGDPAQHLIEEVLLRAAKKAGMDFHELLDIPQGDRRKYHDDVTVMVISLEGRIWKSSGKYP is encoded by the exons ATGGGAAATGGAGTTTCAAGCCTCTGTTGGTGCTACGGGAGGAACCAACCGTGCCACCAGGATGTCATATTCACGGCCACCGACCCATTGGACGAAACCCTAGGACACTCCTTCTGCTACGTCAGATCCTCCGCTCGCTTCCTCTCACCTACCCACTCCGATCGCTTCCTCAGCCCCTCCGCCTCCCTCCGCTTCTCTCCCACTCACGATCCCCGAACCCGACCCGAATCCCATGAAACTGGCTTCAAAGCCATTTCCGGAGCCTCCGTCAGCGCTAACAGCTCTCTCCCCACCACCGTCATTCACTTTGACGAAGACTCCCTCGATTGCGGCGGAGCTACCACCAAGGGCAATATCGTCAATGGCTTCGAAAGCACCGCGTCGTTTAGCGCGCTCCCGCTCCAGCCCGTTCCCCGAGGCGGCGAGCCCTTCCAGGTCAGCGGCTTCTTCCTCTCCGGTCCAATTGAAGCCAACGCCGTCTCCGGTCCTCTTCCAGCGCTCGAAGGCGGCGGCGGCGGCGAGGTTCCTTTCTCCGCGCCGCTCAGCGGGCTCTACGGTAAGAAGAGCAGGAAGAAGAAGGTGATTTCGGGATTCCGGAAGGCGTTCAATCGGAACCCGTTGGAGATGAAGCGACCGTGGGTGGTGCCGGTGCCGGAGAAGAAGGAGGCGGCGGCGGAGGCGAGGGGTGGTGAGGGCAATGTGCAGTGGGCTTTGGGGAAGGCCGGGGAGGATCGCGTCCACGTGGTGGTGTCGGAGGAGCAGGGCTGGTTGTATGTTGGGATTTACGATGGTTTCAACGGCCCCGACGCGCCGGAGTTTCTGATGGGGCACCTCTACCGTGCCGTTCACAGCGAGCTTCAAGGTTTGTTCTGGGAGCTGGAAGACGAACAGTCGTTGCCGCAAGAGAGTAATCCCGTGGTGGAAGGAACGGAGAGTAAACGGCGTAAACTGTGGGAGCTTCTGGCTGAGGACGGACTCGACCTTTCTGGTTCGGATAGGTTCGCGTTTTCCGTGGACGATGCGTTGAGCGTTAACAACGCCAATGCGGGGTCTGCTGTGAGTAGGAGGTGGCTGTTGCTGTCGAAGTTGAAGCAGGGGTTGTCGAAGCAGAAGGAGGGTGAAGGGAGGGGGTGGAATTTGGGTAATGAGGAGAAGGAAAAGGAGAAGCCCTCTGGGAGGAAGCGGAAGGTAGGTCCTGTGGATCATGGACTTGTTTTGAGTGCGTTGTCTCGGGCACTTCAAGCCTCGGAGGTTGCGTATTTGGATATGACGGATAAGCTTCTTGATACGAATCCGGAGCTTGCTTTGATGGGTTCGTGTTTGTTGGTTGTGTTGATGAGGGATGAGGATGTGTATGTGATGAATGTTGGGGATAGTAGGGCTATTGTTGCACACTATGAACCCAAGGATATTGATTCTAGTGTTGAATCGGTAAGCAAGGGAGGTGTTGAGTCCGGTGCCGAGAGCATAGTTGAGGAGTCATTGGGTTTGGGTCAAAATGCAAATGCTCAACAAATGAGGTTGGTGGCATTACAGCTCTCTACGGACCATAGCACCAGCATTGAAGAA gaaatCATTAGGATTAAAAACGAGCATCCTGATGATACCCAATGTATAGTCAATGATAGAGTTAAAGGTCGCCTGAAGGTCACCAGAGCATTTGGGGCTGGATTTTTGAAACAG CCCAAGCTGAATGATGCAGTACTAGAGATGTTTCGAAATGAATATATTGGCACTGCTCCGTATATTTCCTGCTCTCCTTCACTACGTCACCATAGATTATGCCAGAGAGATCAGTTCCTGATCCTCTCATCTGATGGTTTATATCAATATCTAAACAATGAAGAAGTGGTTTCTCATGTTGAGAGCTTCATGGAAAAGTTTCCCGAAGGAGATCCAGCCCAACATTTAATAGAAGAGGTGCTTCTCCGTGCAGCTAAGAAAGCTG GAATGGATTTTCATGAATTGCTTGATATACCacaaggagatcggaggaagtATCACGATGATGTTACTGTCATGGTGATATCACTTGAAGGGAGAATCTGGAAATCGTCAGGAAAATATCCGTGA